In Ostrea edulis chromosome 4, xbOstEdul1.1, whole genome shotgun sequence, a single window of DNA contains:
- the LOC125670484 gene encoding uncharacterized protein LOC125670484 isoform X1: protein MAVAMETQHLPALQLSAPTQSKKTEAMPKHTLFGTALEVFDPDERDAIKNIDLKTQRVPSGRKYIQHYVVPEFVKTHLKGKSLVIEKTKKDIEKQKSAVTSARKSLQEAEESAKKFEMDVYHGMREGDPTPRQKLLMTTEAANMVKQMNRVGLNERNSYNRDKYGPKPSVHSYSMMGDVMRPRNMELPTRRENSDYQLKKKEKIETVLPLGPQDTHPSARGSRSASRSLAVDLPENIRHQFGSKICDSLLSDEKVVEKTMQKQQEDKEAAYRVRKSVSVPTIDKNLKPEYEQLGNFTRMNVFPGYNINHKISTTKSVFTDNVHLQRVPDPDKWRYQRDELSTWAEFNILNERMKKSWNDYFTNLPKAEANWSRNAAPKPKPAPNPAKPKPVKKKPSQKQENPTKPEFEEIVFKTPPLTPPPDQGTVSLAPKAKKDNEFWDFYDKGGKD, encoded by the exons ATGGCAGTTGCCATGGAAACACAGCACCTTCCGGCATTGCAACTCTCAGCACCAACACAAAGTAAAAAAACAGAAGCAATGCCCAAACACACTCTTTTTGGCACTGCTTTGGAGGTTTTTGACCCAGATGAGCGAGAcgcaataaaaaatattgacctTAAGACCCAAAGAGTACCAAGTGGCcgaaaatatatacaacattaTGTGGTTCCTGAGTTTGTCAAAACTCATTTAAAAG GAAAAAGTCTTGTAATAGAGAAAACCAAGAAGGATATTGAAAAGCAGAAATCTGCTGTAACATCTGCCAGGAAATCTCTACAAGAAGCAGAGGAAAGTGCCAAGAAATTTGAGATGGATGTATATCACGGAATGAGGGAGGGGGACCCAACCCCTCGACAAAAGCTGCTGATGACGACGGAGGCCGCAAACATGGTTAAACAAATGAACAGAGTGGGGCTCAATGAAAGGAACAGTTACAACAGAGACAAATACGGCCCTAAGCCAAGTGTTCATAGCTATAGTATGATGGGAGATGTCATGCGTCCGAGAAATATGGAACTTCCCACCAGAAGGGAGAATTCAGATTACCAACtgaaaaagaaggaaaaaataGAGACAGTTCTCCCACTGGGGCCCCAGGACACTCACCCATCGGCAAGAGGGTCAAGGTCAGCTTCAAGGAGCCTTGCTGTTGATTTGCCAGAAAATATTCGTCATCAATTTGGTAGCAAAATTTGTGACTCTTTACTTAGTGATGAAAAAGTGGTAGAGAAAACCATGCAGAAACAGCAGGAAGACAAAGAAGCTGCATACCGAGTACGGAAATCGGTTTCCGTTCCAACAATCGATAAAAACTTAAAGCCCGAGTATGAACAGTTAGGAAATTTCACAAGAATGAATGTGTTCCCTGGTTACAACATCAACCACAAGATCAGCACCACCAAATCAGTATTTACAGACAATGTCCATCTCCAGCGTGTCCCCGATCCGGACAAATGGCGCTACCAGCGAGATGAATTGA GTACGTGGGCTGAATTCAACATTTTGAATGAACGCATGAAAAAAAGCTGGAATGATTATTTCACCAATCTTCCCAAAGCTGAGGCAAACTGGAGTAGGAATGCTGCACCAAAACCAAAACCTGCACCAAATCCAGCCAAACCAAAACCGGTTAAAAAGAAACCAAGTCAAAAACAAGAAAACCCTACAAAACCAGAATTTGAAGAGATTGTGTTTAAAACACCCCCACTTACTCCCCCTCCTGATCAGGGAACAGTATCACTTGCCCCTAAAGCTAAAAAAGACAATGAATTCTGGGATTTTTATGATAAAGGAGGTAAAGAttga
- the LOC125670484 gene encoding testis-expressed protein 33-like isoform X2, whose translation MAVAMETQHLPALQLSAPTQSKKTEAMPKHTLFGTALEVFDPDERDAIKNIDLKTQRVPSGRKYIQHYVVPEFVKTHLKGKSLVIEKTKKDIEKQKSAVTSARKSLQEAEESAKKFEMDVYHGMREGDPTPRQKLLMTTEAANMVKQMNRVGLNERNSYNRDKYGPKPSVHSYSMMGDVMRPRNMELPTRRENSDYQLKKKEKIETVLPLGPQDTHPSARGSRSASRSLAVDLPENIRHQFGSKICDSLLSDEKVVEKTMQKQQEDKEAAYRVRKSVSVPTIDKNLKPEYEQLGNFTRMNVFPGYNINHKISTTKSVFTDNVHLQRVPDPDKWRYQRDELSTWAEHNVINNRMKKAWQNYFDETVAKKAKA comes from the exons ATGGCAGTTGCCATGGAAACACAGCACCTTCCGGCATTGCAACTCTCAGCACCAACACAAAGTAAAAAAACAGAAGCAATGCCCAAACACACTCTTTTTGGCACTGCTTTGGAGGTTTTTGACCCAGATGAGCGAGAcgcaataaaaaatattgacctTAAGACCCAAAGAGTACCAAGTGGCcgaaaatatatacaacattaTGTGGTTCCTGAGTTTGTCAAAACTCATTTAAAAG GAAAAAGTCTTGTAATAGAGAAAACCAAGAAGGATATTGAAAAGCAGAAATCTGCTGTAACATCTGCCAGGAAATCTCTACAAGAAGCAGAGGAAAGTGCCAAGAAATTTGAGATGGATGTATATCACGGAATGAGGGAGGGGGACCCAACCCCTCGACAAAAGCTGCTGATGACGACGGAGGCCGCAAACATGGTTAAACAAATGAACAGAGTGGGGCTCAATGAAAGGAACAGTTACAACAGAGACAAATACGGCCCTAAGCCAAGTGTTCATAGCTATAGTATGATGGGAGATGTCATGCGTCCGAGAAATATGGAACTTCCCACCAGAAGGGAGAATTCAGATTACCAACtgaaaaagaaggaaaaaataGAGACAGTTCTCCCACTGGGGCCCCAGGACACTCACCCATCGGCAAGAGGGTCAAGGTCAGCTTCAAGGAGCCTTGCTGTTGATTTGCCAGAAAATATTCGTCATCAATTTGGTAGCAAAATTTGTGACTCTTTACTTAGTGATGAAAAAGTGGTAGAGAAAACCATGCAGAAACAGCAGGAAGACAAAGAAGCTGCATACCGAGTACGGAAATCGGTTTCCGTTCCAACAATCGATAAAAACTTAAAGCCCGAGTATGAACAGTTAGGAAATTTCACAAGAATGAATGTGTTCCCTGGTTACAACATCAACCACAAGATCAGCACCACCAAATCAGTATTTACAGACAATGTCCATCTCCAGCGTGTCCCCGATCCGGACAAATGGCGCTACCAGCGAGATGAATTGA GCACTTGGGCAGAACATAATGTAATCAACAACCGGATGAAAAAGGCTTGGCAGAATTATTTCGACGAAACTGTTGCCAAGAAAGCTAAAGCTTAG
- the LOC125670485 gene encoding thioredoxin, mitochondrial-like → MSSRCLLRSLRTVGQHRGLQVPCITRLNRRANFSSVLFRKAHHPHYPAVNVNYDLKRYVATEEKKFECFNIQDAKDFQTKVMESPLPVVVDFHATWCGPCKLLGPRLEAIISNKGGQVILAKVDVDDNVEIAMEYLVESLPTVIGFKNGRKINKFIGLQEDDIIDSFVEQLIH, encoded by the exons ATGTCAAGTAGGTGTTTACTTCGTAGTCTCCGGACTGTCGGCCAACACAGAGGACTGCAAGTGCCATGTATAACAAGACTAAACCGTAGGGCAAATTTTTCATCAGTGTTATTTAGGAAAGCACATCACCCACATTATCCAGCCGTAAATGTTAACTACGACCTCAAACGTTACGTGGCGACCGAAGAAAAGAAGTTCGAGTGCTTTAATATCCAAGATGCTAAAGACTTTCAAACCAAAGTGATGGAGAGTCCATTGCCAGTGGTTGTTGATTTTCATGCCAC GTGGTGTGGTCCCTGCAAACTCCTTGGACCAAGACTTGAAGCAATCATTTCTAACAAAGGTGGACAAGTAATATTAGCCAAAGTGGATGTGGATGACAATGTTGAAATAGCGATGGAGTATTTG GTTGAATCATTACCAACAGTCATTGGATTCAAGAATGGaaggaaaataaataaatttattgGACTGCAAGAGGACGACATTATTGATTCCTTTGTTGAGCAATTAATACACTAA